A region of Streptomyces sp. WMMC500 DNA encodes the following proteins:
- a CDS encoding DUF2516 family protein has translation MLISGFYSLLGLLSLALTVFAGAALFLAAVAREDAYRAADKNTKQFWLIILGVGFAVMVIFPIMSFLPIIALIAAIVFMVDVRPALKQVGGGRRSGGSSSDGPYGPFNGR, from the coding sequence GTGCTCATCTCTGGCTTCTACTCGTTGCTCGGGCTGCTCAGCCTGGCCCTGACGGTCTTCGCCGGGGCGGCGCTGTTCCTGGCGGCCGTGGCCCGCGAGGACGCGTACCGCGCCGCCGACAAGAACACCAAGCAGTTCTGGCTGATCATCCTCGGCGTCGGCTTCGCCGTGATGGTCATCTTCCCGATCATGTCGTTCCTGCCGATCATCGCGCTGATCGCGGCCATCGTCTTCATGGTGGACGTCCGGCCCGCGCTCAAGCAGGTCGGCGGCGGCCGGCGCAGCGGGGGCAGCAGCTCCGACGGGCCCTACGGCCCGTTCAACGGGCGCTGA
- a CDS encoding helix-turn-helix transcriptional regulator, producing the protein MGSIHVGNLGEFLREQRRSARLSLRQLADAAGVSNPYLSQIERGLRKPSAEILQQLAKALRISAETLYVQAGILDERRGDGVDGMAVHTAILTDPAITERQKQVLLQIYDSFRKENAREAGEDAEEGQTNGDAPRPGAGRGEGDVKPASDRRRTP; encoded by the coding sequence ATGGGTTCGATACACGTCGGCAACCTCGGGGAGTTCCTGCGGGAGCAGCGCCGCAGCGCGCGGCTCAGTCTGCGGCAGCTCGCCGACGCCGCCGGGGTGTCGAATCCGTACCTCAGCCAGATCGAGCGCGGGCTGCGCAAGCCCAGCGCCGAGATCCTGCAGCAGCTCGCGAAGGCGCTGCGGATCTCCGCCGAGACCCTGTACGTACAGGCGGGGATCCTCGACGAACGCCGGGGTGACGGGGTCGACGGGATGGCGGTGCACACCGCGATACTCACCGATCCCGCGATCACTGAGCGGCAGAAGCAGGTGCTGCTGCAGATCTACGACTCCTTCCGCAAGGAGAACGCCCGCGAAGCGGGCGAGGACGCGGAGGAGGGACAGACGAACGGGGACGCCCCGCGGCCGGGTGCCGGGCGGGGTGAGGGCGACGTGAAGCCCGCCAGCGACCGGAGGAGAACGCCATGA
- a CDS encoding MerR family transcriptional regulator, producing MGLLTIGAFAKASRLSPKALRLYDELGLLVPARVDPVTGYRLYAPAQLERARLVAWLRRLGMPLARIRHVCALDAGPAAEEIRAFWAQVEADTAARRELAAFLLTHLSWKEPAMPLGIRYAALSETGLVREHNQDTAYAGDRLLAVADGYGRQGATASAAAVDALKRLETDGIPAGGLLNVLQDAMEEAERAVRGVGQAGSPGGSPAGDAGTTLTAMLWTGSQLALVHIGDSRAYLLRDGGLFRITHDHTLVQSMVDEGRLTPAEAASHPERSLLVRALGEGADTTADLRLHDARRADRYLLCSDGLSAVVPDDEIRRVLSGGGAPEQTVRAFVALANGSGGPDNVSCVVADVVEVPG from the coding sequence ATGGGGTTGCTGACCATCGGGGCGTTCGCGAAGGCGTCGCGGCTGTCGCCCAAGGCGCTGCGGCTCTACGACGAGCTCGGCCTGCTGGTCCCCGCCCGCGTCGACCCGGTGACCGGCTACCGCCTCTACGCACCGGCGCAACTGGAGCGGGCCCGGCTGGTCGCCTGGCTGCGGCGGCTCGGGATGCCCCTGGCCCGGATCCGGCACGTCTGCGCGCTGGACGCCGGGCCGGCCGCGGAGGAGATCCGGGCGTTCTGGGCGCAGGTCGAGGCCGACACCGCCGCGCGGCGGGAGCTGGCCGCCTTCCTCCTCACTCACCTGTCGTGGAAGGAACCCGCCATGCCCCTGGGAATCCGTTACGCCGCACTCTCCGAAACCGGCCTCGTACGCGAGCACAACCAGGACACCGCCTACGCCGGGGACCGGCTGCTCGCCGTCGCCGACGGGTACGGGAGGCAGGGAGCCACCGCGAGCGCGGCTGCGGTCGACGCGCTCAAGCGCCTGGAGACCGACGGCATCCCGGCGGGCGGGCTCCTCAACGTCCTGCAAGACGCGATGGAAGAAGCCGAGCGGGCCGTGCGCGGCGTCGGCCAGGCCGGGTCACCAGGCGGCTCCCCGGCCGGGGACGCCGGGACCACGCTCACCGCGATGCTCTGGACGGGGTCGCAACTCGCCCTCGTCCACATCGGCGACTCCCGCGCGTACCTCCTGCGCGACGGCGGGCTGTTCCGGATCACCCACGACCACACCCTCGTGCAGTCGATGGTCGACGAAGGACGCCTCACCCCGGCGGAAGCCGCCTCCCACCCCGAGCGCTCGCTGCTGGTACGCGCCCTGGGCGAGGGAGCCGACACCACCGCGGACCTGCGCCTGCACGACGCCCGGCGGGCGGACCGGTACCTGCTGTGCTCCGACGGGCTGTCGGCCGTCGTGCCGGACGACGAGATCCGCCGGGTGCTCTCCGGGGGCGGTGCGCCCGAGCAGACGGTCCGGGCCTTCGTCGCTCTCGCCAACGGCTCCGGCGGTCCCGACAACGTGAGCTGCGTGGTGGCCGACGTCGTGGAGGTGCCGGGGTAG
- a CDS encoding GNAT family N-acetyltransferase, which yields MRADGWQLTGDLDEFLAAAGEFLRARPVPHIMALTWAARLRERGTGPYGGGRPLLGRLAQAGSVHGTCHQLPGRGLGLTPLTADQAGSLAARLAALGHPVPSVGGDHDTATAFATAWQHHTGATPTPAVRLRLRRLGTLTPPDPAPPGRAREAGEGDREQLMDFCRGFAADVGEDVTIDAGTWPTTRYADKRYTFWETPDGTPVSMAGVNPPVAGLAQVDPVYTPAAHRGHGYAAAVTAAVTRATLAAGATEAALFTDATNPTSNALYQRLGYGVHSDWTTYTFA from the coding sequence ATGCGCGCGGACGGCTGGCAGCTCACCGGGGACCTCGACGAATTCCTGGCCGCGGCGGGGGAGTTCCTGCGCGCCCGGCCCGTACCGCACATCATGGCGCTGACCTGGGCGGCAAGGCTGCGGGAGCGGGGGACGGGACCGTACGGCGGCGGGCGCCCGCTGCTGGGGCGGCTGGCGCAGGCGGGGTCGGTCCACGGCACCTGCCACCAACTGCCGGGCCGCGGCCTCGGCCTCACCCCGCTCACCGCGGACCAGGCCGGCTCCCTCGCCGCCCGCCTCGCGGCGCTCGGCCACCCCGTCCCGTCCGTCGGCGGCGACCACGACACCGCCACGGCCTTCGCGACGGCCTGGCAGCACCACACGGGCGCGACGCCCACCCCCGCCGTCCGCCTCCGGCTGCGCCGCCTCGGTACGCTCACGCCGCCGGACCCCGCCCCGCCGGGGCGGGCGCGGGAGGCGGGCGAGGGGGACCGGGAGCAGCTCATGGACTTCTGCCGCGGCTTCGCCGCCGACGTCGGCGAGGACGTCACCATCGACGCGGGCACCTGGCCCACGACCCGCTACGCCGACAAGCGCTACACCTTCTGGGAGACCCCGGACGGCACGCCGGTCTCCATGGCCGGCGTCAACCCGCCGGTCGCGGGGCTGGCCCAGGTCGACCCGGTCTACACCCCGGCCGCCCACCGCGGCCACGGCTACGCCGCCGCGGTGACGGCGGCGGTGACCCGCGCGACGCTCGCCGCGGGCGCCACGGAGGCGGCCCTGTTCACCGACGCGACCAACCCGACGAGCAACGCGCTGTACCAGCGCCTCGGCTACGGGGTGCACTCCGACTGGACGACGTACACGTTCGCCTAG
- a CDS encoding TetR/AcrR family transcriptional regulator — MDARDTAHKDGEDEQRGSGAVPASVEAAWGLRPRPQKGPKRGLTLDGIVAAAVAVADAEGLEAASMGRVAKELGVSTMALYRYVATKDELVTLMVDGAFGPPPPLPRDVEGDWRAGLRHWYQAIGTAMFAHPWAVAHIPSGGPPVTPNQLAALDQALYILRDTPLTEFEKVATALLVSNQVRAEVTIALAMGGRPEMERLMNEYSTFLLRVSDTGRLPHLRTAVEGGAFDEPDVQAPQNPSDYDEFAFGLERVLDGVEALIAARRPD; from the coding sequence ATGGACGCCAGGGACACCGCTCACAAGGACGGCGAAGACGAGCAGCGCGGCAGCGGAGCCGTCCCCGCCAGCGTGGAAGCCGCCTGGGGCCTGCGGCCCCGGCCGCAGAAGGGGCCGAAGCGGGGGCTGACGCTGGACGGGATCGTGGCGGCGGCCGTCGCGGTCGCGGACGCGGAGGGCCTGGAGGCCGCGTCGATGGGCCGGGTGGCCAAGGAGCTGGGCGTCTCGACGATGGCGCTGTACCGGTACGTGGCCACGAAGGACGAGCTGGTCACGCTCATGGTCGACGGCGCCTTCGGCCCGCCGCCGCCGCTGCCGCGGGACGTCGAGGGCGACTGGCGGGCGGGGCTGCGCCACTGGTACCAGGCCATCGGCACCGCGATGTTCGCGCACCCGTGGGCCGTGGCGCACATCCCGAGCGGCGGCCCGCCGGTCACGCCGAACCAGCTCGCGGCCCTCGACCAGGCCCTGTACATCCTCCGCGACACCCCGCTCACGGAGTTCGAGAAGGTGGCCACGGCGCTGCTGGTGAGCAACCAGGTGCGCGCGGAGGTGACGATCGCCCTGGCGATGGGCGGGAGGCCGGAGATGGAGCGGCTGATGAACGAGTACAGCACCTTCCTGCTCCGGGTCTCCGACACCGGCCGCCTGCCGCACCTGCGCACAGCGGTCGAGGGCGGCGCCTTCGACGAGCCGGACGTGCAGGCGCCGCAGAACCCCTCGGACTACGACGAGTTCGCGTTCGGCCTGGAGCGCGTACTCGACGGCGTCGAGGCGCTGATCGCCGCCCGCCGCCCGGACTGA
- a CDS encoding ATP-binding cassette domain-containing protein has protein sequence MPQPTRPAVEAAGLTKAYGGTTVLDGVGLSVPPGSVFALLGPNGAGKTTTVRILATLLRADAGTASVAGFDVVADRSRVRRAISLTGQYAALDEQQTGAENLRMVARLTGLSRPAAARRADELLERFSLAGDAAARRVGTYSGGMRRRLDLAAGLVGDPSVIFLDEPTTGLDPRSRQAVWDEVRRLAGAGVTVFLTTQYLEEADRLADRIALLDGGRLVAEGTAAELKQQVSGERLDLTLVSPEAYEKAAHALDHLAVRRDPDTRTLGVTTDGRAAHIRDLLDAVDPDRTLIERFAVHSATLDDVFMKVTRDG, from the coding sequence GTGCCTCAGCCCACCCGCCCCGCCGTCGAGGCCGCCGGCCTCACCAAGGCGTACGGCGGCACGACCGTGCTCGACGGCGTCGGCCTGAGCGTCCCGCCCGGCAGCGTCTTCGCCCTCCTCGGGCCCAACGGCGCCGGGAAGACCACCACGGTCCGGATCCTCGCGACGCTGCTGCGCGCGGACGCGGGCACGGCGAGCGTCGCCGGGTTCGACGTGGTCGCGGACCGCTCCCGGGTCCGCCGGGCCATCAGCCTCACCGGCCAGTACGCCGCGCTCGACGAGCAGCAGACCGGCGCCGAGAACCTCCGCATGGTCGCCCGCCTCACCGGCCTGTCCCGGCCCGCCGCCGCCCGCCGGGCGGACGAGCTGCTGGAGCGGTTCAGCCTCGCGGGCGACGCCGCGGCCCGCCGCGTCGGCACGTACTCGGGAGGCATGCGCCGCCGTCTCGACCTCGCCGCCGGCCTGGTCGGCGACCCCTCCGTGATCTTCCTCGACGAGCCCACCACCGGCCTCGACCCCCGCAGCCGCCAGGCCGTCTGGGACGAGGTGCGCCGCCTGGCCGGCGCCGGCGTCACGGTCTTCCTCACCACGCAGTATCTGGAGGAGGCCGACCGCCTCGCCGACCGCATAGCGCTCCTCGACGGCGGCCGGCTCGTCGCCGAGGGCACGGCGGCGGAGCTGAAACAGCAGGTCTCCGGGGAGCGGCTGGACCTCACGCTGGTCTCCCCGGAGGCGTACGAGAAGGCGGCCCACGCGCTGGACCACCTCGCCGTGCGCCGCGACCCGGACACCCGCACCCTGGGCGTCACCACCGACGGCCGCGCCGCGCACATCCGCGACCTGCTCGACGCCGTCGATCCCGACCGCACCCTGATCGAGCGCTTCGCCGTGCACTCCGCCACGCTCGACGACGTCTTCATGAAGGTGACCCGCGATGGCTGA
- a CDS encoding ABC transporter permease yields the protein MADALAHSATMVGRSVRLSSRNPDAVITALALPVLLMLVFVYLFGGAIDTGGGYGRYVDYVAPGVLVLCAGFGAGTTAMSVADDMKGAVIDRFRSLDVGGTAILAGHVAASVVRNLAATVLVFGVAFAIGFRPEAGVGGWLASAGILLAVITAISWVAAAVGLLANSPEAAGGFTFFLAFLPYPSSAFVPVDSMPGWLHGFAEHQPLTPVIESLRGLLLGQPVGGSPWEALAWCAALAAASVAAAAVLFRRRMT from the coding sequence ATGGCTGACGCCCTGGCCCACTCGGCGACGATGGTCGGCCGCTCCGTGCGGCTCAGCTCCCGCAACCCCGATGCCGTGATCACCGCGCTGGCGCTGCCCGTGCTGCTGATGCTCGTCTTCGTCTACCTCTTCGGAGGTGCGATCGACACCGGCGGGGGCTACGGGCGTTACGTCGACTACGTCGCCCCCGGCGTCCTCGTCCTGTGCGCCGGCTTCGGCGCCGGCACGACGGCGATGAGCGTCGCCGACGACATGAAGGGCGCCGTCATCGACCGCTTCCGCTCCCTCGACGTCGGCGGCACCGCGATCCTCGCCGGCCACGTCGCCGCCAGCGTCGTGCGGAACCTGGCCGCCACGGTGCTGGTCTTCGGGGTCGCCTTCGCCATCGGCTTCCGCCCGGAGGCCGGCGTCGGCGGCTGGCTGGCGTCGGCGGGCATCCTGCTGGCGGTGATCACGGCCATATCGTGGGTCGCGGCGGCGGTCGGCCTGCTGGCCAACTCCCCGGAGGCGGCGGGCGGCTTCACGTTCTTCCTGGCCTTCCTGCCGTACCCGTCGAGCGCCTTCGTCCCGGTCGACTCGATGCCGGGCTGGCTGCACGGCTTCGCCGAGCACCAGCCGCTGACACCGGTGATCGAGTCGCTGCGGGGACTGTTGCTCGGGCAGCCGGTGGGCGGCAGCCCGTGGGAGGCGCTGGCGTGGTGCGCGGCGCTGGCGGCGGCGTCGGTGGCGGCAGCGGCGGTGCTGTTCAGGAGGCGGATGACGTGA
- a CDS encoding ankyrin repeat domain-containing protein, with protein MNGADEPAHDPAVFELATKAFELARQGQTDTLAAYVDAGVPAGLRDDGGDSLVMLAAVHGHPGTVAALLQRGADADQVGAVGATPLAAAVRVGADEVVRVLLRHGADPQAGSPSAVAAARVAGRTELLELFGGV; from the coding sequence ATGAACGGAGCCGACGAGCCCGCGCACGATCCCGCCGTGTTCGAGCTGGCCACCAAGGCTTTCGAGCTGGCCCGGCAGGGGCAGACCGACACGCTGGCCGCCTACGTGGACGCAGGCGTGCCGGCCGGTTTGCGCGACGACGGCGGGGACAGCCTCGTCATGCTCGCCGCGGTGCACGGGCACCCCGGGACCGTCGCCGCGCTGCTGCAGCGGGGGGCCGACGCGGACCAGGTCGGGGCCGTGGGTGCGACGCCGCTGGCGGCGGCGGTGCGGGTCGGGGCCGACGAGGTCGTGCGGGTGCTGCTGCGGCACGGGGCGGATCCGCAGGCCGGATCGCCGTCGGCGGTCGCGGCGGCGCGGGTGGCCGGCCGGACGGAGCTGCTGGAGCTGTTCGGCGGCGTGTGA
- a CDS encoding HAD-IA family hydrolase, producing MTRPDNGRFAVPESRADRRDPAADGAADRPAPVARPAPARVDPLAGARCVLLDFDGPLCRFFAGPPGGPASLAPGFADELRTLLDELPDLRARLAPLPDPHEVYRRTTAALRHGGQPEHPVVAAMRKRLDELELAAAGATAVPTPGAAGLLARLADRGVLLGVASNNSEPAIRVFLERARLARWFEDGPVVGRPDDAGLMKPDPTVLQGALAYWPVRPDACVLVGDSPADAAAAAAAGVAFCGYHREPEKRRLLRELPGAPPAVAALAELAPAGRVAVT from the coding sequence ATGACACGCCCTGACAACGGCCGTTTCGCCGTTCCCGAAAGCCGCGCCGACCGCCGCGACCCCGCCGCGGACGGCGCGGCGGATCGCCCGGCTCCCGTGGCCCGCCCCGCGCCCGCGCGGGTGGATCCGCTGGCCGGGGCGCGCTGCGTCCTGCTCGACTTCGACGGGCCGCTGTGCCGGTTCTTCGCCGGGCCGCCCGGCGGGCCCGCCAGCCTCGCCCCCGGCTTCGCCGACGAACTGCGCACCCTGCTCGACGAGCTGCCCGACCTGCGCGCCCGGCTCGCGCCGCTGCCCGACCCGCACGAGGTGTACCGCCGCACCACCGCCGCGCTGCGCCACGGCGGCCAGCCGGAGCACCCCGTCGTCGCCGCCATGCGCAAGCGGCTGGACGAGCTCGAACTCGCCGCCGCCGGCGCCACCGCCGTGCCCACTCCCGGCGCCGCCGGCCTGCTCGCCCGGCTCGCGGACCGCGGCGTGCTCCTCGGCGTCGCGTCCAACAACTCCGAACCGGCCATCCGGGTGTTCCTCGAACGCGCCCGGCTGGCCCGCTGGTTCGAGGACGGCCCGGTCGTCGGCCGCCCCGACGACGCGGGACTGATGAAGCCGGACCCGACCGTGCTGCAGGGCGCGCTCGCGTACTGGCCGGTCCGGCCCGACGCCTGCGTACTCGTCGGCGACTCCCCCGCGGACGCCGCTGCCGCCGCCGCGGCCGGCGTCGCCTTCTGCGGCTACCACCGCGAGCCGGAGAAGCGGCGGCTGCTGCGCGAACTGCCGGGCGCGCCGCCCGCCGTCGCCGCGCTGGCGGAGCTGGCACCGGCCGGGCGGGTGGCGGTCACGTAG
- a CDS encoding HAD family hydrolase, whose amino-acid sequence MADLHALLQSAKCVLFDFDGPVCRLFHGHPPAAVADRMRRRLAELGETDLWAAVAGQTDPYRVLGHVAHAPGRDGAAVALEQLLTEEELTAVVTARATPGAYELVTRLVRSGRQIAVTTNNSERSVRAYLHRIGLAEHFGPHIHGRTADAKHLKPDPHCLHRALASTRAAPEDTVMIGDTAADLQAARTARVSFVGFVPSPQATAFGTGRADLVVHGLGELMNGAAPPSPPGSPDPQGPPDASAPHGPPFPPGSSGWPDPPGAQTPPAPPGPPAPPVPREPQDPQDR is encoded by the coding sequence GTGGCCGATCTCCACGCGCTCCTGCAGTCCGCGAAGTGCGTTCTGTTCGACTTCGACGGGCCCGTCTGCCGGCTCTTCCACGGACACCCGCCCGCGGCGGTGGCCGACCGGATGCGGCGGCGGCTCGCGGAGCTGGGCGAGACGGACCTGTGGGCCGCGGTGGCGGGGCAGACCGACCCCTACCGGGTGCTCGGCCACGTCGCGCACGCGCCGGGGAGGGACGGGGCGGCGGTGGCACTGGAGCAGTTGCTGACCGAGGAGGAGCTGACGGCGGTGGTCACCGCGCGGGCGACGCCCGGGGCGTACGAACTGGTCACCCGGCTGGTGAGGTCCGGCCGCCAGATAGCGGTGACGACGAACAACTCCGAGCGGTCCGTACGCGCCTACCTCCACCGGATCGGCCTCGCCGAGCACTTCGGCCCCCACATACACGGCCGGACCGCCGACGCCAAGCACCTCAAGCCCGACCCGCACTGCCTGCACCGGGCGCTGGCCTCCACGAGAGCCGCGCCCGAGGACACGGTCATGATCGGCGACACCGCCGCCGACCTCCAGGCCGCCCGCACCGCCCGCGTCTCCTTCGTCGGCTTCGTCCCCTCGCCCCAGGCCACCGCCTTCGGGACGGGGCGCGCCGACCTCGTCGTCCACGGGTTGGGGGAGCTGATGAACGGGGCCGCACCACCGTCCCCGCCGGGATCTCCGGATCCGCAGGGTCCACCGGACGCGTCGGCTCCGCACGGCCCGCCGTTCCCACCCGGCTCGTCGGGCTGGCCGGATCCGCCGGGCGCACAGACCCCGCCCGCCCCGCCCGGGCCTCCGGCACCGCCGGTCCCGCGGGAGCCGCAGGACCCGCAGGACCGCTGA
- a CDS encoding aminoglycoside phosphotransferase family protein produces MSTEAPASRGGPPRLLHELRLRWHFWRHRRRPGGILLRGQHNTNYVVPLDETFAAIVHAEPGASGKIRTPMKTVEVLPRTWRSEADVLAAVRPHLPAVPTCLLTRGSHALHTFTEGTPLSADHPAEEPVGEPTLRKLAEVMRRIAEVPAAELPPLPSEWPVGNDTPAFLRTLVDFAETRVFLTYHEDFGTLFEALGITGAAARRFYGRADDLTRRPFRLLHTDLHRDNVLRLPGEAGDLFVVDWEIALFGDPLHELATHLVRMGYGPREAERMKELWYEEMTGHGLADAVRGFEDLEVYLDFERAQSLYPDTMRTALSLSPDADRAELRRGARRVLRSLDSAVKAAGLARVPEEEEVMAALADWLADQSGYRRRQRLKRRYSAGALPPPP; encoded by the coding sequence ATGTCCACCGAAGCGCCCGCATCCCGGGGCGGCCCGCCGCGACTGCTGCACGAGCTGCGGCTGCGCTGGCACTTCTGGCGACACCGCCGCCGCCCCGGCGGCATCCTGCTGCGCGGCCAGCACAACACCAACTACGTGGTGCCGCTGGACGAGACCTTCGCCGCGATAGTGCACGCCGAGCCGGGCGCGAGCGGGAAGATCCGTACGCCGATGAAGACCGTCGAGGTGCTCCCGCGCACCTGGCGGAGCGAGGCCGACGTGCTCGCCGCCGTCCGGCCGCACCTGCCCGCGGTGCCCACCTGCCTGCTCACCCGCGGCAGCCACGCGCTGCACACCTTCACCGAGGGCACGCCGCTGTCCGCCGACCATCCGGCGGAGGAGCCCGTCGGCGAGCCGACGCTGCGCAAGCTCGCCGAGGTGATGCGGCGCATCGCCGAGGTGCCCGCCGCCGAGCTGCCGCCGCTGCCGTCCGAGTGGCCGGTGGGCAACGACACCCCGGCCTTCCTGCGGACGCTGGTCGACTTCGCGGAGACCCGCGTCTTCCTCACGTACCACGAGGACTTCGGCACGCTCTTCGAGGCGCTCGGCATCACCGGCGCCGCCGCCCGCCGCTTCTACGGGCGCGCCGACGACCTGACCCGCCGGCCCTTCCGGCTCCTCCACACCGACCTGCACCGCGACAACGTCCTGCGGCTGCCGGGCGAGGCGGGCGACCTCTTCGTCGTCGACTGGGAGATCGCCCTCTTCGGCGACCCGCTGCACGAGCTGGCCACGCACCTGGTGCGAATGGGCTACGGGCCGCGGGAGGCGGAGCGGATGAAGGAGCTCTGGTACGAGGAGATGACCGGGCACGGCCTGGCGGACGCCGTCCGCGGCTTCGAGGACCTGGAGGTCTACCTCGACTTCGAACGCGCGCAGTCGCTCTACCCGGACACCATGCGCACGGCGCTGAGCCTCTCCCCGGACGCCGACCGGGCGGAGTTGCGGCGCGGGGCCCGGCGCGTCCTGCGGTCGCTGGACAGCGCCGTGAAGGCCGCGGGACTGGCACGGGTCCCGGAGGAAGAGGAGGTCATGGCGGCGCTCGCCGACTGGCTCGCGGACCAGTCGGGGTATCGTCGTCGCCAGCGTCTGAAACGCCGCTACTCGGCCGGGGCGCTGCCCCCACCGCCCTGA
- a CDS encoding GntR family transcriptional regulator codes for MSRDQPSANGGRIARDRVADALRARIASGELQPGDSLPTQKALMDEFDVERGVVRKALDLLKREQLLADVGRGSPPTVAEPTAHREEAPPLTAGVELAERLDTAFQATHVTLDAFSLTTETLNQAIAPTLMAIAAGRPAPRSVTCRVMVPSPDAHLALPLLVDDPTDPRPLRRLDRLVELHARSFAHALQYLRERGGVEELSIEVRGVPLTPTTKLYVLNGTEALTGFYEVVPNRVPAPTGDENMDIYDVLGVDTSLFRHSSAHDARDRHEAAYVDSAKRWFESAWQKIAKPYPGIPPTL; via the coding sequence GTGAGCAGGGACCAGCCTTCGGCAAACGGCGGCCGGATCGCGCGCGACCGCGTCGCCGACGCACTGCGCGCACGCATCGCCTCCGGCGAACTGCAGCCGGGCGACAGCCTGCCGACCCAGAAAGCCCTGATGGACGAGTTCGACGTCGAGCGCGGCGTCGTGCGCAAGGCACTCGACCTGCTCAAGCGCGAGCAGTTGCTCGCCGACGTCGGCAGAGGCTCACCGCCGACCGTCGCGGAGCCGACCGCCCACCGCGAGGAGGCCCCGCCGCTCACCGCGGGGGTGGAGTTGGCCGAACGGCTCGACACGGCATTTCAGGCCACCCACGTGACCCTCGACGCCTTCAGCCTGACCACCGAGACCCTCAACCAGGCGATCGCGCCCACCCTGATGGCCATCGCCGCCGGCCGCCCCGCGCCCCGCTCGGTCACCTGCCGCGTCATGGTCCCCAGCCCGGACGCCCACCTGGCGCTCCCCCTGCTGGTCGACGACCCGACCGACCCGCGCCCGCTCAGGCGCCTGGACCGCCTCGTCGAACTGCACGCGCGCTCCTTCGCGCACGCCCTGCAGTACCTGCGCGAACGCGGCGGCGTGGAGGAGCTCTCCATCGAGGTCCGCGGCGTGCCCCTCACCCCGACCACGAAGCTCTACGTCCTCAACGGCACCGAGGCCCTCACCGGCTTCTACGAGGTCGTCCCCAACCGCGTCCCCGCCCCGACAGGCGACGAGAACATGGACATCTACGACGTCCTCGGCGTCGACACCTCCCTGTTCCGCCACTCCTCGGCCCACGACGCCCGCGACCGCCACGAGGCCGCGTACGTGGACAGCGCCAAACGGTGGTTCGAATCGGCATGGCAGAAAATTGCGAAGCCGTATCCCGGGATTCCCCCGACACTGTGA